In Dioscorea cayenensis subsp. rotundata cultivar TDr96_F1 chromosome 26, TDr96_F1_v2_PseudoChromosome.rev07_lg8_w22 25.fasta, whole genome shotgun sequence, the following proteins share a genomic window:
- the LOC120253160 gene encoding uncharacterized protein LOC120253160, whose amino-acid sequence MRTASSFSAPISEHDRKISKDEKVPSSSSPPPASSGKASEATVFDGRPRSQVVNSPPAVARRPVFAPDDINESAEAFINRFKHQLQLQRLQSIENYNQMLARGL is encoded by the coding sequence ATGCGGACCGCAAGCTCTTTTTCTGCTCCTATCAGCGAGCATGATCGGAAGATAAGTAAGGATGAGAAGGTCCCCAGCAGCAGCTCGCCTCCTCCTGCTTCTTCGGGAAAGGCCTCAGAAGCAACAGTGTTTGATGGCAGACCCCGGAGCCAAGTTGTGAACTCGCCGCCTGCTGTTGCAAGGAGACCTGTGTTTGCTCCAGATGACATTAACGAGAGTGCAGAAGCATTCATCAACAGGTTCAAGCATCAGCTCCAGCTTCAACGCCTCCAGTCCATTGAGAACTACAACCAGATGCTCGCTAGAGGACTCTGA